In the genome of Populus trichocarpa isolate Nisqually-1 chromosome 6, P.trichocarpa_v4.1, whole genome shotgun sequence, one region contains:
- the LOC7484689 gene encoding myb family transcription factor EFM, with protein MASPSELSLDCKPHSYSMLLKSYGHQNDETDKLEEFLSRLEEERLKIDAFKRELPLCMQLLTSAVETSRQKLQAYRGNQVPIPVLEEFIPLKTSTSETPEKTSNISDKANWMTTAQLWSQESNETKPQTTLTSPILTDIGFNVSSKLILDTKQRNGGAFLPFSKERNLCPSPTLALAACTDEHLELDHKRFSETENGFSCPKRESSGKKMVVIEQGKGAGNSSSSDGQATNTATIASASTNTSTSQTHRKARRCWSPDLHRRFVNALHMLGGSQVATPKQIRELMKVDGLTNDEVKSHLQKYRLHTRRPSPSPHAAGAPAPHLVVLGSIWVPPEYATAAAAAHSGGAALYGAHPASHAPPPHFCATPPASQDFYTAAAAPPPSLHHHTLHHQLQLFRPTSQVHSSPESDFRGSRDRSESIEDGKSESSSWKGESGENDGGERKGRAGLREEGEESHGSKF; from the exons aTGGCATCTCCATCAGAACTCAGCCTGGATTGCAAGCCCCACAGCTATTCTATGCTATTGAAATCGTATGGACACCAGAACGACGAGACCGATAAGCTTGAAGAGTTTCTCTCTCGCCTTGAGGAAGAAAGGCTAAAGATCGATGCTTTCAAACGCGAGCTGCCCCTTTGCATGCAACTTCTGACCAGTg CTGTGGAGACTTCAAGGCAGAAACTACAAGCATATAGAGGAAATCAAGTGCCCATACCAGTTCTTGAAGAATTCATTCCTCTCAAAACCTCAACATCTGAAACCCCAGAGAAGACCTCAAACATCTCTGATAAGGCTAACTGGATGACAACAGCACAACTTTGGAGCCAAGAAAGCAATGAAACCAAACCTCAGACCACATTGACATCCCCAATACTAACCGATATTGGATTCAATGTTAGTTCAAAGCTGATCTTAGACACGAAACAAAGAAATGGAGGAGCTTTCCTTCCATTCtcaaaagagagaaatttgtGCCCAAGCCCAACCTTAGCTCTTGCAGCTTGTACTGATGAACATTTGGAATTGGATCATAAGAGATTTTCAGAGACTGAGAATGGATTCTCTTGTCCAAAGAGAGAAAGTTCTGGTAAAAAGATGGTCGTGATTGAGCAAGGAAAAGGAGCTGGTAATAGTTCATCATCTGATGGCCAAGCAACAAACACTGCAACTATTGCTTCTGCTTCTACAAATACTTCCACATCTCAGACTCATAGAAAAGCAAGGAGGTGTTGGTCACCAGACTTACACCGCAGATTTGTCAACGCTCTGCATATGCTTGGCGGTTCTCAAG TGGCCACCCCAAAACAAATCAGGGAACTCATGAAGGTTGACGGTTTGACCAATGACGAAGTAAAAAGCCATCTACAG AAATATAGACTTCATACAAGGCGACCCAGTCCAAGCCCACACGCAGCAGGAGCCCCAGCTCCACATCTTGTGGTCTTGGGTAGCATATGGGTCCCTCCTGAGTACGCCACGGCAGCAGCTGCAGCTCATAGTGGGGGGGCAGCCCTCTATGGTGCCCACCCAGCTTCTCACGCTCCGCCACCTCATTTCTGTGCTACACCACCTGCGTCTCAAGATTTCTACACTGCAGCTGCGGCACCTCCACCATCACTTCACCACCACACCCTCCACCACCAACTCCAATTGTTTAGGCCCACTTCACAGGTGCATAGCTCCCCTGAGTCGGATTTTAGAGGTAGTAGGGACAGATCTGAGAGCATTGAAGATGGCAAGTCAGAGAGTAGCAGCTGGAAAGGCGAGAGTGGTGAGAATgatggaggagagagaaaagggcGGGCTGGTCTCAGAGAAGAAGGTGAAGAGAGCCATGGAAGTAAGTTTTAG